CGGCAGCCTCCTCCTTGCTTTGACCATCTCCTCCTGCGGTGCCGCAACAGGACCAGTCGGCACGTGGGGCGATGGCTACAATACCGACAAGTTGCCGTACCTTGAATTGGCTCTGGGACAGGAACAAGATGACAACAAGGCCGGGTTCCTGTCAGGAAGCGATGGCTGCAACCGTCTGACAGGCCAGTGGCTGATGGTTGATGGGGAGTTAACTTTCCCGCAGATG
This genomic window from Arthrobacter sp. TMP15 contains:
- a CDS encoding META domain-containing protein; this translates as MKRFAALAGSLLLALTISSCGAATGPVGTWGDGYNTDKLPYLELALGQEQDDNKAGFLSGSDGCNRLTGQWLMVDGELTFPQMGSTMMACQGIDTWLSKAAGATLDGDVLTVKDATGVTLGTLERRN